cctttgggtctttttatattgatatagataCTTTATTATGTTCAATGTCATCAATCTTGACAGACGTGATTTTAGGATGGACAAATAAATCCTTATAAAAGTAAAAAATTAACAACATACTTAAAAAATTATGACCAACAATAGTTTGACCTCCGTGGCACTGGAGCACGCCATAGCACAATGGAGATGAAATTATTGGTGAAACATTCTACCAAGATTCACATAAAAAATTCCATAAGCATATATAATACTCTCTTTGTTTTATAGTGTAGTGCTGACATTTTTTTTCAatagtcaaactttgcaaagtttaatggtgtttatagagaaaactatctatttagaatatcaaatgcatATCATCATATACATCATGCATGGGATATATTTTCATACTGTACATGTTTGATATTCTAGATGTAAACAATTttctctataaatttggtcaaagtttacTGAGATTAACTTTTCAagaaatctatatgcactacattgtgAAAGAGGGAGTATATACACTTGTTGCCTTGAAAAGATAAATTttatacatactccctccgtctcataatgtaagacaatTTTTCATACTACATTAGTGTTAAAAAACGTTttacattatgaaacggagggagtacatgttagaGAGCAAACGGATCGTAGAGGGCAAAAGGAAAAAACTTCAACGATAAAGCATGTAAACTTCCTTCGTTCTGAAACAGTCTCTTACTaatatctgattcttttttctcctTCTGAACCTAGCCTCACAAACTGTATATACTTCAACAGGTTCAATCTGATACACATACACATATGTTATTACCCTGTATAAACCAAAAACAAAAACAAGCCCGAAAGGCTTTACAGGTGGACAAATTTCCTTCGTTCTCAACGAGCCCTTTACCAATAGTACctgaatttttctttttctttgtttagcTAAACCTTACTTCCGAATATCATACAGCATATACCACTGATGATTCCACACTGAGCTTGAGCTGTATGTACATACATAGCTTTATGAGATATACGTAGTTTTCACGATCCTCTTGCGTTGGCCTGCCCAGCCAGCCGGAAAAGACGTCGGACACTCCCTGACTATTTTTTAATGGTACAGTTGAGGTCCTTGGTGATGGCCGACATGCAGCTGGAGCTCCTGGCGAGGCCACCGGCATTCGCGCCGTCCCTGGGACTGTTGGACTTGCCCCTCTTCCTGAAGATCTCCCTCATGGCCTCCGTCTGCATGAGCACCGGGTTGGCGCGCCCCAGCCGGTTGAACCGCCCGCACACGGCGATGTGCGCGGCCAGCGCCTCCTCCGTGGTGCTCCGGCTCCTGTCCGCCTCGTCGGTCACCGCCGCCGCGCAGAGCCCGCACACCCACCGCCCGCAGTACCGCTCCCGCACGCGCCGCACGTACTCGGCCGAGCACTCCTCCGTCATGCCGCAGCACTCGCAGCGCGCGTCgtccacctgctccgacaccgccgGCAGCCTGGCCGCCGCGTCCAGCACGGCCGCCTTCTTGGTGAATTCCAGGGCCAGGTCGGACATGGCGCGCTGGAGCCCCTCCATCGAGATCCTCCGCGGCTTCTGCTGCTGCCTCGGCCGCCCCATCggcaccgcctccgccgccgccaccgccgcgtcaCCATTAGGCGCCATCGATCGATCTAGCTACCCTCGATGCAAGAAGCCAACCACAAACTAACTGGAAAGCTCTGGCTGATTATCAAAGCAGCTGACGTCTAGCAGCTAGCAGCTAGTGAACTCTGATCGGTTGCAAGTGTGAGTTGAATATCAATGAGAAGGAGGAGCCGAGCTTTATATACCGTCGAGGGGTAGGGTACGCATGCATCCACCTCGCCGCTCACGGAGCGGCGCGGATACGTGTGGAGAGGGCGAGTCGGTAGCTAGTCTCTGCTCGTGACATTCATAATTAAGAAGGCGAGAGAGATCACTTGGAAGCTGTACATCTCTCAACATTCATATGGCTACGATTAGCTAACGGTTACTTGGTTCAGCTAGTGCTGAGCTATACAGGGCCTCAACGTCTCATGCTCGTGACCCGTGACCGAGATCTTAATGTAGCTTGGGAAGGTGGCAGCTACCTCATCAACCTGCTCGAATTTTCTTATCCAcgagtaatagtagtagcagcAAGCTAGCTAGTACTAGTGTTTGCGATACGCGTAAATCATAATTTCAAGGATTACCGAAAGTGACTTTCGCCCCGCCTTACATACAAAGCAACACTCGAACAAAATATACGGCCCAACGATATAAGATGGTGAAGTAGCCCTCATACAACACCGATCCCAGAATAACCAGATCTCATAAGACTATGCTACCAGAAGAGAACATTGAAACAACTGAATACACCGTCACGCTACGCCCTAAAACATTCAAGCTCCGCGACAACACAATCAGAAGGAAGAATAGCGCTAATTGCCGCCATTGTCGAGATAGGCCCGTTATTTATGCATGCATGGTCTCAACTTGCAGTGGTGCCATTGCTTCTATATTTTTCTCTCTCCAAACTGTTGAAAATCGCAGGCTGGTTACTTGTCCTCTTTCTTGTACATAAATTCTTTGGCAAAGCTTTTGCGTTGTTTTTTTTTCTCAAGAAAACTTACGATCTGTTTATCAACTACTGTATTAAGGTGGTACAAAAACatcaaaagtaaaaaaaaaaagcattcaggtccgtagaccacctaacgccaactacaagcactggagcgagccgaatgCGCGCCAACGTCATCGCCCCTTCCTTATCGGAGCCGGATAAACTCTGGTGTAGTAGACAGTCAGAAAAGTCGTTGTGCTAAGTTCCCATAGGACAAACGCACCACAACAACAACCTCCACCGATGAAGAGAAGTGTAGATCAGAAAAGTCCAACCTGCAGACACATGGACATGGACGAACGAAGAtcggatccaccgaagacaaaaTGTCGAGCGAATCCTAtgagatctgccggagacacacctccacatgccctcGGATAATGCTAGCAGCACCACCGCGACAGGGTAGCCAGGAAGAAGCTTATTCGATCTTCAGGAAGTCACCGCCGCCTCGTCTTTCTAAGCATGTCACAAACCTAACAAAATTAAAAAAACAGGGGAAACCCTAGCTGGGCGCCCTTGTGTCTCACGACAAGGATCGGGATCCATTGTGCTTCCATGGTTCTAGGACTAAAAGAGATGAGGCGGGCCATTAGCGGCGCCAGCAAGAAGCAGGGGAAACCCTAGCTAAGCACCCTTGTGTCCCCCGGGGCTAACGGGTACGAAGCAAGACGTGTTGTGTGTGGCTTTTGCCTTGTTTTAGAAAGAGAAATAATGTCTGACGATGCCGACACAGGGAAACACGTTGCAGGCACTCAAAATGGCTAATATTCATTAGTTATGAAGAAAATATAACTAGTCGATTGCGCTATTTTTAGAATGCATGAAAAAGAAATAACAACTCATGGCCTAAGACAGTTTTTTTTTCGAGACGCTGGTAGAAACTCTACCTTTTCATTAAGAAAAGGAGAAAACGAACGAGACCAGAGGGGCGAGCACCCTCGGGCATATTTTTATAGAAAGACGAGAAACACGGTTGAAATATTCGACCCTGAGGGAATCAAACCCGGCTGCCCTGGAATCGCAAGACAGCGTCATTACCACTGAGCTAGCGCGCGGTTCTCTCATTAAGAAAAGGAGAATTGCCAGTTTACAAGGAAAACCGACCGAAAACCAATATATTTGTGACAAGCCACACACCCGCCCCGAGGCTGCGCACCAACCGAGTCTACGACATCACCACCTTGGTGACAATATATGACACCCTACCACCCAACACCCGGTTCCTGGAGCCGCCGCTCCGACGTCCACACCGACCCCAAGGCTGCGCACCAGCCAAATGGATGTCTCTATCGCCCTACCGACCAAAGCAACACCCTCATGTAGGTCTCCGAAGTCGCCGCTCTGACTATAACACCGGCCTCGAGGCCGCGAACCATCATAACTGATGGCATTGCCGCCCAAGCGACCAAAGCCAACACCACACTTAGGAGATTTATGGAGTCACCGTCCGACCTTCACTCTAGTCCCGAGACTGCACACTCGCCAAGCCAACGGTGAAGCTAAGAAAGCCGCGGGAGCCACCACCAACTGACGAGAGATCGGACCTCCAAGGCATCACCCCCAAGGGGGAAACGACGTGGACCGCCGTCTACGCCTTCTTCGACCAAGGCCTAAGACAGTTGCACATGATTTGTGCATATAGTTAGCAGATTGACTTGCTCGGATTTTCTCGGCCACGAGTAATGAATAATGCACTTGCAAAAAAGAGAGTAATGAATAATGATAGTGGAGTGGTACTAACCCTGCTTCCACAAAATCAATTATTGAATTTGCGAGAGAACACCATCCATGCATGGTCGCAACTTGCAATCAATTACGGAAATGGCGGCGCTGGTCGTTGAACTGGCACTCAAAAttgtcaacacacacacacacacacacacacacacacacacacacaacgttGTTTGTAATAATAACTGCCAGCGATCCCCCACGTACAGCAGATCAGAAACAAATGCCGGTTCAAGTAGAAAGACAGTTGTATCGGCCAAGAGCCAAGAGTACGTATATGACCATTTCTCTCTTTGTATCTTAAACAAGTAGTGGAGTGAGCATGTCCTTGACGGCAAAAACAAAGATTTGCAGAAACCAAAATGAAATTTCTTCAGAGTCAGAGCAAAGAAAACGATCGATCACGGGTACTGTGGTGTGACTGTACCGCATGCCGCCGCATTGTGCGCGACGatgagcataattggtttgatgtCAAAAGTTGGCATGCCAAATTATGGCAATTGCGAAATGTTGGCTAGAGATTGGTTGCTTGCCAATTTTCGCCGTCACTCTCACAAAACATTGTCAAATGTTGGCAACTTTGAATTTTGCCAAATATCGGCTTGCCAAATATTATCAATGCCAAATGTTGATAGCAAACCAATTATGCCCGATATCCACAGACCTGCCCAGCCGCTCCAGGCCAAGCAAAGCGGGTAAGTACGTAGTACGTACCGACGTGCCGTGCGTTGCATGAAAAAAAAAAGGGGGAAACGAGGAGCGCGCGGCCACGAGAGGCTCGGTTCGACCAAGGAGATGTGCGTGCGTGCATGGCTCTTTTTCGTTGCACTTGGACTCCCCGCTCCCGCGCGTCTCGCTCCAACAGCTACCCCTCGTCATTGGGTTTTGCGGCTGTGTGATTGCGCGCGCGCTTTCTCTCTAGCTGCTACCCCGTAATGGAAGTATCATACTGtagttagtatcatgcatatcaactaagcaattttgatgaagtgacacaaaattaaatgaagaaagagaggcttgagtatcatatcatgataccgtatcacatTAAATTATGTGCTacttttgtgtcatgcatggcaataaatggtgTTATATGATActaacatatgatactatgcattaaagATGTAGTATTacagactagtatcatatgcatgatactagtatatgatactccccattataaTCAGTCTAAGGGCATCTAAAATGATTTGCGGCTGTGTGATTGCGCGCGCGCTTTCTCTTTGGCTAAGGGCATCTAAAATGATTGATTAGATGGTCTTATTTTAGAGTAACTTCAATGGACTGGCCCAAATGGATAACGTATttgtcttttttttgtttgggtCGACCGTCCATCCGGCGTCCGCTCAATTTTGTATTTGGGTCGGCATTGCGCCCAACGCGTCGACTCATTTTATGTCCGCATTCAACTTTTTTTAAACGCCCGCGACCGATTATTCCAACGGTCATGTCTCATGCCGGCATCATGCCAGCACCGGCATACAATGCCGGCTTCAGAAAATATCGccacagttcatgctggcgcactcgccaGCCGGCCGGTACACATGCGAGCACACAAAAAAGGGGGTGGGACTTAAGTTCGACCACGTCGTGGTCATGCCGACATACAAAAAAGATGGCGCTTTGAATTTTGCCAAATATCGGCTTGCCAAATATTATCAATGCCAAATGTTGATAGCAAACCAATTATGCCCGATATCCACAGACCTGCCCAGCCGCTCCAGGCCAAGCAAAGCGGGTAAGTACGTAGTACGTACCGACGTGCCGTGCGTTGCATGAAAAAAAAAGGGGGAAACGAGGAGCGCGCGGTCACGAGAGGCTCGGTTCGACCAAGGAGATGTGCGTGCGTGCATGGCTCTTTTTCGTTGCACTTGGACTCCCCGCTCCCGCGCGTCTCGCTCCAACAGCTACCCCTCGTCATTAGGTTTTGCGGCTGTGTGATTGCGCGCGCGCTTTCTCTCTAGCTGCTACCCCGTAATGGAAGTATCATACTGtagttagtatcatgcatatcaactaagcaattttgatgaagtgacacaaaattaaatgaagaaagagaggcttgagtatcatatcatgataccgtatcacatTAAATTATGTGCTacttttgtgtcatgcatggcaataaatggtgTTATATGATActaacatatgatactatgcattaaagATGTAGTATTacagactagtatcatatgcatgatactagtatatgatactccccattataaTCAGTCTAAGGGCATCTAAAATGATTTGCGGCCGTGTGATTGCGCGCGCGCTTTCTCTTTGGCTAAGGGCATCTAAAATGATTGATTAGATGGTCTTATTTTAGAGTAACTTCAATGGACTGACCCAAATGGACAACGTATttgtcttttttttgtttgggtCGACCGTCCATCCGGCGTCCGCTCAATTTTGTATTTGGGTCGGCATTGCGCCCAACGCGTCGACTCATTTTATGTCCGCATTCAACTTTTTTTAAACGCCCGCGACCGATTATTCCAACGGTCATGTCTCATGCCGGCATCATGCCAGCACCGGCATACAATGCCGGCTTCAAAAAATATCGccacagttcatgctggcgcactcgccaGCCGGCCGGTACACATGCGAGCACACAAAAAAGGGGGTGAGACTTAAGTTCGACCACGTCGTGGTCATGCCGACATACAAAAAAGATGGCGCTCGTCGTcatagatcactcgtcgtcgaacttgagcatgtcggtctgcatcttctcgaaccacggcctcttccttggcgacacggcGTTGAGATCCATCTTCATGATCTTtaccccggtcatcatgctcgcgagagccacttctttcaccttggtcttggcgttggcggcctcgatctctagcattttgtcttgcttctccgcctctagctgaaacatcttggcttgcttgtcggcgtccAGCTCAAGCCTCcttctttggatctccatgaaagcgtccatttgctccgccttgaaaggtcggcgctcctcctcccttgagtccttcttattcatcatgccgtccacgcttgcgatcaaggcgttgATGGCCACGTCTCGCTTGTCCTCCttttggagttggtcttcccctgCGGCCGTGCCGGCTCGACCTCCCCAACATCCTCCACGGCTTTCTTCCCCCCACGCGACTTGAGTGCGGCATATTGCGTCTTAAACTTCTCCTCGTCCTTGATGACCCGATAGCAATGgaagaggttgaagcacttgccattgtgttgaaccttgaatgcctccaaagcttgaaatccctacaaaatgtttccatgcaagcatatgggcaagtgatatgcaaatgaacacgcaaaggatgaacttgatgacacaaaagagggcggcttgctagcataccatgtcttgcatgttGACGCCGCTCACGGGGCGGGCCTTGACGCTCTAAAGAGTAGCGCAAAACTTGTtacactcttgttggatcaccctccaccgcttgaaaatggagacccacccgcgtgtgctcacaaattggtaaggcgaaaacttcttgcgctcatgaaactctCGGTGAACACGAATCCAAAAGGTTGAATGCTTTTGCTCGGCGCCCGTcttggggtcttgtccaatgtctcgccaacactcgcaaagaagcttgtcctcggccgccgtgtacgccttcgtgcgcttgctctttgatacgtctccaacgtatctacttttccaaacacttttgcccttgttttggactctaacttgtatgatttgaatggaactaacccggactgatgctgttttcagcagaattgtcatgatgttgttttatgtgcagaaaacaaaagctctcggaatgacctgaaactccatgggatatcttacaataaataataaaaaaatcctcgtcaaagatgaagaccagggggcccacacccttctcatgagggtgccccccctagggcgcgccccctacctcgtgggccccctggatgttggggaacatagtaatttcaaaaaaattcctacgcacacgcaagatcatggtgatgcatagcaacgagaggggagagtgtgatctacgtacccttgtagaccgacagcggaagcgttagcacaacgcggttgatgtagtcgtacgtcttcacggcccgaccgatcaagcactgaaactacggcacctccgagttctagcacacgttcagctcgatgacgatccccggactccgatccagcaaagtgttggggaagagttccgttagcacgacggcgtggtgacgatcttgatgcactaccatcgcagggcttcgcctaagcaccactacaatattatcgaggattatggtggaagggggcaccgcacacggctaagaatatgatcacgtggatcaacttgtgtctagaggtgcccccctgcccccgtatataaaggagcaagggaggaggaggccggccctaggagggggcgcgccaagtgtggagtcctactaggactccctagtcctagtaggatttcacctcccatatggaataggaaaagaggaagggaaaagaagaaggaaggaagggggcgccccccttccctagtccaattcagaccagaccaaggggaggggtgcggccacccttgaggccctttttcttctttcccgtatggcccaataaggcctaatacgtattcccgtaactttccggtacttcgaaaaatacccaaatcactcggaacctttccgatgtctgaatatagtcgtccaatatatcgatctttatgtctcgaccatttcgagactcctcgtcatgtccccgatctcatccgggactccgaactccttcggtacatcaaaactcataaactcataatataactgtcattgaaaccttaagcgtgcggaccctacgggttcgagaacaatgtagacatgaccgagacacgtctccagtcaataaccaatagcggaacctggatgctcatattggctcccacatattctacgaagatctttatcggtcagaccgcataacaacatacgttgttccctttgtcatcggtatgttacttgcccgagattcgatcgtcggtatcttaatacctagttcaatctcgttaccggaaagtctctttactcgttccgtaatacatcatctcacaactaactcattagttgcaatgcttgcaaggcttatgtgatgtgcattaccgagagggcccagagatacctctccgacaatcggagtgacaaatcctaatctcgaaatacgccaacccaacatgtacctttggagacacctgtagagctcctttataatcacccagttacgttgtgacgtttggtagcacataaagtgttcctccggcaaacgggagttgcataatctcatagtcataggaacatgtataagtcatgaagaaagcaatagcaacatactaaatgatcgggtgctaagctaatggaatgggtcatgtcaatcacatcattctcctaatgatgtgatcccgttaatcaaataacaactcttttgtttatggttaggaaatataaccatcttcgattaacgagctagtcaagtagaggcatactagtgacactctgtttgtctatgtattcacacatgtattatgtttccggttaatacaattctagcatgaataataaacatttatcatgatataaggaaataaataataactttattattgcctctagggcatatttccttcagtctctcacttgcactagagtccataatctagatcacatcgccatgtgatttgacatcaatagttcacatctttatgtggttaacacccatagttcacatcggcatgtgaccaaaacccaaagggtttactagagtcagtaatctagttcacatcgctatgtgattaacacccaaagagtactaaggtgtgatcatgttttgcttgtgagataattttagtcaacgggtctgtcacatacagatccgtaagtattttgcgaattctatgtctacaatgctctgcacggagctactctagctaattgctcccattttcaatatgtatctagatcgagacttagagtcatccagatctgtgtcaaaacttgcatcgacataactttttacgacgaaccttttgtcacctccataatcgagaaatatttccttattccactaaggataattttgaccaatgtccagtgatctactcttagatcactattgtactcccttgcttaacacagtgtagggtatacaatagatctggtacacatcatggcatactttatagaacctatggctgaggcatagggaatgactttcattctctttctatcttctgtcgtggtcgggctttgagtcttactcaatttcataccttgtaacacagccaagaactctttctttgactgttccatttttgaactacttcaaaatattgtcaaggtatgtactcatttaaaaaaacttatcaagcgtcttgatctatctctatagattttgatgcttaatatgtaagcagcttcaccgaggtctttctttcaaaaacttctttaaaaacactcttttatgctttgcagaataattctacattatttccgatcaacaatatgtcattcacatatacttatcagaaatgttgtagtgctcccactcactatcttgtaaatacaggcttcaccgcaagtctgtataaaactatatgctttgatcatactatcaaagcgtttattcaactccgagaggcttgcaccagtccataaatggatcgctggagcttgcacattttgttagcacctttaggattgacaaaacctcctggttgtatcatatacaactcttctttaataaatccattaaggaatgcagttttgtttatccatttgccggattttataaaatgcggcaattgctaacatgattcggacagacttaagcatagatacgagtgagaaactctcatcgtagtcaacaccttgaatttgtcaaaaacctttttgcgacaattctagctttgtagatagtaacactactatcagcgtccgtcttcctcttgaagatccatttaatctcaatggctcgccaatcattgggcaagtcaattaaagtccatactttgttctcatacatggatctcatctcagatttcatggcctcaagccatttcgcagaatctaggctcatcatcgcttcctcatagctcgcaagttcgtcatgttctagtaacatgacttccagaacaggattaccgtaccactttggtgcggatctcactcctggtttacctacgagatttggtattaacttgatctgaagttacatgatcatcatcattagtcttcctcagtaattggtgtagtagtcacaggaacagatttcttgtgatgaactacttttcaataagggagaaggtacaattaccttatcaagttctactttcctcccactcacttctttcaagagaaactccttctctagaaaggatccattctaagcaacgaatatcttgccttcggatctgtgatagaaggtgtacccaactgtctcctttgggtatcctatgaagacacatttctccgatttggatttgtgcttatcaggatgaaacttgtttcacataagcatcacaatcctaaattttaagaaacgacaactttggtttcttgtcaaaccacagttcatacggtgccgtctcaatggatttagatggtgccctatttaacgtgaatgcagttgtctctaatgcataaccccaaaatgatagtggtagatcggtaagagacatcatagatcgcaccatatctaataaagtacggttatgacgttcggacacaccattatactgtggtgttccaggtggcgtgagtagtgaaactatttcacattgtttttaactgaaggccgaaCTCATAACTAAAATACTcttctctatgatcagatcgtagaaactttattttcttgttacgatgattttccacttcactctgaaattctttgaacttttcaaatgtttcagacttatgtttcatcaagtagatatactcatatctgctcaaatcatctgtgaagattagaaaataatgttacctatcgcgagcctcaatattcatcggaccacatacatcattatgtatgatttccaacaaatctgttgctcgctccattgttccgaagaacggagtcttagtcatcttgcccatgaggcatggttcgcaagcatcaactgattcataatcaagtgattccaaaagcccatcagcatggagtttcttcatgcgctttacaccaatatgacctaaacgttagtgccacaaataagttacactatcattattaactttgcatcttttggtttcaatattatgattatgtgtatcactatgatcgagatccaacgaactatattcattgggtgtgtaaccatataaggttttattcatgtaaacagaacaacaatttattctcttacttaaatgaataaccgtattacaataaacatgatcaaatcatattcatgctcaacgcaaacaccaaataacacttatttaggttcaacactaatcccaaatttatagggagtgtgcgatgataatcatatcaatcttggaacctcttccaacacacatcgtcacttcacccttaactagtctatatttattctgcaactcccgtttcgagttactaatcttagcaactgaactagtatcaaatactgaggagttgctataaacactagtaaagcatacatcaataacatgtatatcaaatatacttatgttcaccttgccatccttcttatcctccaaatacttggggcagttccgcttccagtgaccagtctgcttgcagtagaaacactcagtttcaggcttaggtccaggtt
The Triticum dicoccoides isolate Atlit2015 ecotype Zavitan chromosome 3A, WEW_v2.0, whole genome shotgun sequence genome window above contains:
- the LOC119271347 gene encoding uncharacterized protein LOC119271347 — protein: MAPNGDAAVAAAEAVPMGRPRQQQKPRRISMEGLQRAMSDLALEFTKKAAVLDAAARLPAVSEQVDDARCECCGMTEECSAEYVRRVRERYCGRWVCGLCAAAVTDEADRSRSTTEEALAAHIAVCGRFNRLGRANPVLMQTEAMREIFRKRGKSNSPRDGANAGGLARSSSCMSAITKDLNCTIKK